The following proteins are encoded in a genomic region of Roseinatronobacter sp. S2:
- a CDS encoding extracellular solute-binding protein, translating to MSAAGVLLAAIWASPVRPDADAAEPQMIVAHGYSFYGDLSYPPDFEHFNYVNPDAPKGGEISISFQGTFDSMNPYTRAGRAGVLSSSMYESLLETAEPMGGGGVPADVYGESYGLLAHTVEYPETKDWVIFHMRPEARFSDGTPVTAHDVVFSHDLILEQGLPSYSQGVRARVIGAEALDDHTVKFTFAEGISRRSLIDQVGATSVFSQKWYEETGARLDESRMITSPGSGPYVLDSYEVNRRITYRRNPDYWGRDLPQNRGRHNFDVIRVEYFADGAAAFEGFKTAEYTFRSENNSRQWATGYDFPAVTRGHVVRDELPVGTPPTALGFVFNLGREFLQDKRVREAIALAYNFEWTNQTLQFGLFEQRASFTQGTPLQADGPPEGLELELLQSLGDLVPEELLTQPARMPHTSSIDRLVDRTNIRTATRLLNDAGWSIDASGVLRNEAGNRMSIEIPVSSAGSATMDALIETFTQNLQQLGIDARFQRIDAAQHTDRRRNRDYDIIFEQYGAFMDTGTGLYQRYGSEAAEFSLFNPAGLASPLVDAVIDASLMAPSPEERDAALMALDRVLRHELFMIPAYYNNTAWVAHWDIFARPHEETPPFSTGELDFWWFNADRAAELRAAGALR from the coding sequence ATGTCGGCAGCGGGGGTGTTGCTGGCGGCGATTTGGGCAAGTCCCGTGCGCCCGGACGCCGACGCGGCAGAACCGCAGATGATCGTTGCACATGGGTATTCATTCTATGGCGACCTTAGCTACCCGCCGGATTTTGAACATTTCAATTATGTGAACCCGGATGCACCCAAGGGGGGTGAAATCTCGATCTCGTTTCAGGGGACATTCGATTCGATGAACCCCTACACACGCGCTGGGCGTGCAGGCGTTCTGTCATCATCAATGTATGAAAGCCTGCTGGAAACGGCCGAACCGATGGGCGGCGGCGGTGTTCCCGCCGATGTGTATGGCGAAAGCTACGGTTTGCTGGCGCATACGGTCGAATACCCCGAAACCAAGGATTGGGTTATCTTTCACATGCGCCCCGAAGCGCGGTTTTCCGACGGCACGCCAGTGACCGCGCATGATGTGGTGTTTTCGCATGATCTGATATTGGAACAGGGGCTTCCTTCTTATTCTCAGGGTGTAAGAGCGCGCGTCATTGGTGCAGAGGCGCTGGATGACCATACCGTCAAATTCACCTTTGCCGAGGGCATCTCGCGACGGTCTTTGATTGATCAGGTGGGGGCCACATCGGTTTTTTCGCAAAAATGGTATGAAGAAACCGGCGCGCGGCTGGATGAATCGCGCATGATCACATCACCGGGGTCCGGTCCCTATGTGCTGGACAGCTACGAGGTGAATCGCCGCATCACTTATCGGCGCAACCCCGATTACTGGGGGCGCGATCTGCCGCAAAATCGCGGGCGGCATAATTTTGACGTGATCCGCGTTGAATATTTTGCCGATGGTGCCGCCGCGTTTGAAGGGTTCAAGACCGCCGAATACACATTCCGGTCTGAAAACAATTCACGCCAATGGGCCACGGGGTATGATTTCCCGGCGGTCACACGCGGGCATGTGGTTCGTGATGAATTGCCGGTTGGCACGCCGCCGACTGCGTTGGGTTTTGTGTTCAATCTGGGCCGAGAGTTCTTGCAGGACAAGCGCGTGCGCGAAGCAATTGCGCTGGCCTATAATTTCGAATGGACGAACCAGACACTGCAATTCGGGCTGTTTGAACAACGCGCTTCCTTCACCCAAGGCACGCCCTTGCAAGCTGATGGCCCCCCCGAAGGGCTGGAATTGGAACTGCTGCAATCGCTTGGCGATCTGGTGCCTGAAGAATTGCTGACACAACCCGCGCGCATGCCGCATACATCCAGTATCGACCGGCTGGTGGACCGCACCAATATCCGCACGGCAACCCGCCTGCTGAATGACGCCGGCTGGAGCATTGACGCCAGTGGTGTGCTGCGCAATGAAGCTGGCAACCGCATGAGCATTGAAATCCCCGTTTCCAGCGCGGGGTCGGCCACCATGGATGCGCTTATCGAAACCTTTACCCAGAACCTGCAACAACTGGGCATAGACGCGCGTTTCCAGCGTATCGATGCCGCACAACATACCGACCGGCGGCGCAACCGCGACTATGACATTATTTTCGAACAATACGGCGCGTTCATGGATACAGGCACAGGGCTGTACCAGCGCTACGGGTCGGAAGCTGCCGAATTCAGCCTGTTCAACCCCGCAGGTCTGGCCAGCCCGCTTGTGGATGCCGTGATTGATGCATCGCTGATGGCACCATCACCCGAAGAACGTGATGCCGCGCTGATGGCGCTGGACCGTGTGTTGCGGCATGAATTATTCATGATCCCCGCATATTATAACAACACGGCATGGGTGGCCCACTGGGATATTTTCGCCCGCCCGCATGAGGAGACACCGCCATTTTCCACCGGAGAGCTTGATTTCTGGTGGTTCAACGCCGACCGTGCCGCCGAACTGCGCGCGGCTGGCGCGTTGAGGTAA
- a CDS encoding microcin C ABC transporter permease YejB, with amino-acid sequence MGAYIARRLALIIPTLFGVMVINFFLVQFVPGGPIEQVIAQMEGQGNVFGAFDGGASDVNVGAMENERYTGARGLPPEFIAQLEREFGFDKPPLERFIHMMWNYMRFDFGQSYFRSISVVDLVIEKLPVSISLGLWSTLIAYLVSIPLGISKAVRDGSRYDSFTSGLIIVAYAIPGFLFAILLLVLFAGGSYWQIFPARGLTSPQEVWDQLSPLGKVLDYFWHITLPVLASTISAFATLTLLTKNSFLEEIRKQYVVTARAKGLMERRVLYGHVFRNAMLIVIAGFPAVFVGVFFGGSLIIETIFSLDGLGRLGFEAVVARDYPVMFGTLFVFSLIGLVVGLISDLMYVWIDPRIDFESRET; translated from the coding sequence ATGGGCGCCTATATTGCGCGACGGCTGGCCCTGATCATCCCGACGCTGTTCGGGGTGATGGTCATCAATTTCTTTCTGGTGCAATTTGTGCCCGGCGGCCCGATTGAACAGGTGATTGCCCAGATGGAAGGGCAAGGCAATGTGTTCGGCGCATTCGACGGGGGCGCATCGGATGTGAATGTCGGCGCCATGGAGAATGAACGCTATACCGGCGCGCGTGGCCTGCCCCCTGAATTCATTGCCCAGCTTGAACGCGAATTCGGTTTCGACAAACCGCCGCTGGAACGCTTCATCCATATGATGTGGAACTACATGCGGTTCGATTTCGGACAAAGCTATTTCCGCTCCATCTCGGTCGTGGATCTGGTGATCGAAAAACTGCCTGTGTCCATCAGCCTTGGGCTGTGGTCCACGTTGATTGCCTATCTGGTGTCTATCCCGTTGGGCATCAGCAAGGCCGTGCGCGACGGGTCGCGGTATGACAGCTTCACGTCGGGGCTGATCATTGTGGCCTATGCGATACCCGGTTTCCTGTTCGCCATTCTGCTGCTGGTGCTGTTTGCGGGCGGGTCATACTGGCAGATATTTCCCGCGCGTGGCCTGACCTCGCCACAGGAAGTGTGGGACCAGTTAAGCCCGCTGGGCAAGGTGCTGGATTATTTCTGGCACATCACGCTGCCGGTGCTGGCCTCGACCATATCGGCCTTTGCCACGCTGACGCTGCTGACCAAGAACAGCTTTCTGGAAGAAATCCGCAAACAATATGTCGTAACTGCCCGCGCCAAGGGCCTGATGGAACGTCGCGTGCTGTATGGGCATGTGTTCCGCAATGCGATGTTGATCGTCATTGCGGGGTTTCCGGCGGTGTTTGTGGGCGTGTTCTTTGGCGGGTCGCTGATTATTGAAACCATCTTCTCGCTGGATGGTCTGGGGCGGCTGGGCTTTGAGGCTGTGGTCGCGCGGGATTATCCGGTGATGTTCGGCACGCTGTTCGTATTCAGCCTGATCGGGCTGGTTGTTGGGCTGATTTCAGACCTGATGTATGTCTGGATCGATCCGCGCATCGATTTCGAATCGCGGGAGACATAG
- a CDS encoding ABC transporter permease — MTLSPLNQRRWSNFKANRRAFWSLIILLVLYGLSLFAEFIANDRPIIINYRGGYYFPIHNFYPETAFGGDFRTEAVYRDREVQCLIRTGGAELCLDDPREALEQAETTGIVDGQEIVAGWMVWPLIPYSYNTVNDIGRAAPSPPESRHWLGTDGTARDVLARIIYGFRLSITFALVVTVMTSVIGIAAGAVQGFFGGLLDLLFQRVIELWTSVPSLYIIIIVSSMFMMNFWLLVFLMTLFGWTGLVGVVRAEFLRARNFEYVRAARALGVSNTTIMFRHVLPNAMVATLTFLPFIVTGVIGSLAALDFLGFGLPSSAPSLGEMTLQAKNNLQAPWLGFSAFFTFAIMLSLLVFIFEGVRDAFDPRKTFS, encoded by the coding sequence ATTACGCTGTCACCCCTGAACCAACGCCGCTGGAGCAATTTCAAGGCCAACCGCCGCGCGTTCTGGTCGCTGATTATCTTGCTTGTGCTTTATGGCCTGTCGCTGTTTGCCGAATTTATTGCCAATGACCGGCCCATCATCATCAACTATCGGGGCGGCTATTACTTTCCCATCCATAATTTCTATCCTGAAACCGCCTTTGGCGGGGATTTCAGGACAGAGGCCGTCTACCGCGACCGCGAGGTGCAATGCCTGATCCGGACCGGCGGGGCGGAACTGTGCCTTGACGACCCGCGCGAAGCGTTGGAGCAGGCAGAAACCACCGGCATTGTCGATGGTCAGGAAATTGTAGCGGGCTGGATGGTGTGGCCGCTGATTCCCTATTCCTACAACACGGTCAATGACATCGGGCGCGCGGCCCCGTCCCCGCCCGAAAGCCGCCACTGGCTGGGCACCGATGGCACTGCGCGTGATGTGCTGGCGCGCATCATCTACGGGTTCCGCCTGTCCATTACCTTTGCGCTGGTGGTCACCGTGATGACATCGGTTATTGGTATTGCGGCGGGGGCGGTGCAGGGGTTTTTCGGGGGCCTTCTGGATTTGCTGTTCCAGCGCGTGATCGAGTTGTGGACATCGGTGCCGTCGCTTTACATCATCATTATCGTGTCTTCGATGTTCATGATGAATTTCTGGTTATTGGTGTTTTTGATGACGCTGTTTGGCTGGACCGGCCTTGTGGGCGTGGTGCGCGCGGAATTCCTGCGCGCGCGCAATTTTGAATATGTCCGCGCTGCGCGTGCGTTGGGTGTGTCGAACACAACAATCATGTTCCGCCATGTTTTGCCCAATGCGATGGTAGCCACACTGACATTCCTGCCTTTCATTGTGACTGGTGTTATCGGGTCGCTGGCCGCGCTGGATTTTCTGGGTTTTGGCCTGCCATCCTCTGCGCCCAGCCTTGGGGAAATGACGCTTCAGGCCAAGAATAACCTGCAAGCGCCATGGCTTGGGTTCAGTGCTTTTTTCACCTTTGCGATCATGCTGTCGCTGCTGGTGTTCATATTTGAAGGCGTGCGCGATGCCTTTGACCCGCGAAAGACCTTTTCATGA
- a CDS encoding ABC transporter ATP-binding protein encodes MTRSLAVENLSVTFMQAGHPVHAVRGVSFHVDKGETVAIVGESGSGKSVTALSTVGLLPDSADVTGSVTFKGRELVGADDKVLRQVRGNDISFIFQEPMTSLNPLHTIEKQIMESLSLHQGLSGAVARARVLELLDKVGIRDAESRMSAYPHQLSGGQRQRVMIAMALANGPELLVADEPTTALDVTIQAQILELLVDLKRAEGMSLLFITHDLNIVRRFADRVCVMQGGEIVEQGPTAQIFADPQHPYTRKLLAAESTGTPDAVPENAPEILRTDGLRIWFPIQRGFLRRTVGHVKAVNDASLTLRAGETLGVVGESGSGKTTLALAILRLISSKGPIVFNGSDIQGRKFKDLRALRRDLQIVFQDPFGSLSPRMTIEQIISEGLGVHGVPLGRSSRELVAEIMEEVGLNPATMERYPHEFSGGQRQRIAIARAMILRPKLVVLDEPTSALDMTVQVQIVELLRELQRKHGLAYLFISHDLRVVRALSHKVMVMKQGDVVEAGLADQVFDAPNHEYTRQLLAAAFDITAIGAA; translated from the coding sequence ATGACGCGCAGTCTGGCTGTTGAAAACCTGTCCGTCACCTTTATGCAGGCTGGCCACCCTGTTCATGCCGTGCGTGGGGTGTCGTTCCATGTCGACAAGGGCGAAACCGTTGCGATTGTGGGCGAATCCGGTTCAGGAAAATCTGTCACCGCCTTGTCGACCGTGGGGCTGTTGCCGGATTCCGCAGATGTGACGGGATCTGTCACCTTCAAGGGGCGTGAACTGGTGGGCGCAGATGACAAAGTGCTGCGGCAGGTGCGCGGCAATGATATCAGCTTCATCTTTCAGGAACCGATGACATCGCTGAACCCGCTGCACACCATTGAAAAGCAGATCATGGAAAGCCTGTCGCTGCATCAGGGCCTGTCAGGGGCGGTGGCGCGCGCGCGTGTGCTGGAACTGCTGGACAAGGTTGGCATACGCGACGCCGAAAGCCGCATGTCGGCCTATCCGCACCAGCTATCTGGCGGGCAGCGCCAGCGGGTGATGATCGCGATGGCGCTGGCCAACGGGCCGGAATTGCTGGTGGCGGATGAACCGACCACCGCGCTGGATGTCACGATTCAGGCCCAGATCCTTGAGCTTTTGGTCGATCTGAAGCGCGCTGAAGGGATGAGCCTGCTGTTCATCACCCATGATCTGAACATTGTGCGGCGCTTTGCCGATCGTGTTTGCGTCATGCAGGGGGGCGAAATTGTCGAGCAAGGCCCCACCGCGCAGATTTTTGCGGACCCCCAGCACCCCTATACCCGCAAACTTCTGGCGGCGGAATCAACCGGCACGCCTGACGCTGTGCCGGAAAACGCGCCGGAAATTCTGCGGACCGATGGGTTGCGCATCTGGTTTCCCATCCAGCGCGGGTTTTTGCGGCGCACTGTGGGACATGTAAAGGCGGTCAATGACGCCAGCCTGACGTTGCGCGCCGGCGAAACCTTGGGCGTTGTGGGCGAATCGGGGTCTGGCAAGACAACGCTGGCGCTGGCCATCCTGCGGCTGATTTCCAGCAAAGGACCGATTGTCTTTAACGGGTCCGACATTCAGGGCCGCAAGTTCAAGGATTTGCGCGCGCTGCGGCGGGATTTGCAGATCGTGTTTCAGGACCCGTTCGGCAGCCTGTCGCCGCGCATGACAATCGAGCAGATCATTTCCGAGGGGTTGGGCGTGCATGGCGTGCCTTTGGGGCGGTCATCGCGTGAACTGGTTGCGGAAATCATGGAAGAAGTGGGCCTGAACCCTGCCACGATGGAACGCTACCCGCATGAGTTTTCGGGCGGCCAGCGCCAGCGCATCGCAATCGCCCGCGCCATGATCCTGCGCCCGAAACTGGTGGTGCTGGACGAACCGACATCCGCGCTGGATATGACCGTGCAGGTCCAGATCGTCGAATTGCTGCGGGAATTGCAACGCAAGCACGGCTTGGCCTATCTGTTCATCAGCCATGATCTGCGCGTGGTGCGTGCGTTGTCGCATAAGGTGATGGTGATGAAACAAGGCGACGTTGTGGAAGCGGGGCTTGCCGATCAGGTGTTCGACGCCCCAAATCACGAATATACCCGCCAGTTGCTTGCTGCCGCATTTGACATTACGGCGATTGGTGCTGCCTGA
- a CDS encoding glycosyltransferase: MKILFVHQNFPGQFRHLAPALAQRGHHVLALTAEQNTRQTALRTYRYPMPDPAPDPRQSRMGTTYTAMTDRAHRAARAAVQLRDNIGFSPDVVFGHSGWGETLFLREVWPDARLLTYAEFYYATKGLDVGFDPEFSRDDIAGQFSVVARQAHLALSMVQADAALSPTEWQADSFPPAFRDKITINHDGIDTDYLTPDPLARYQVPGGPLLHSGDEVLTFVARNLEPYRGAHIFLRCLPDVMAARPGVHVVIVGGDGVSYGAAPRHGSWKDQFLREVQGRLDMSRVHFTGRVPYADFMSIMRISRVHAYLTVPFVLSWSLLEAMSMGACVVASRTGPVEEVITDGENGRLVDFFDTDRWSEMLVDALEAPYRYDRMRENARRTIIENYDLKRICLPRLVRFVEGG, encoded by the coding sequence ATGAAAATACTTTTCGTGCATCAGAACTTCCCCGGCCAGTTCAGGCATCTTGCCCCCGCCCTTGCGCAGCGCGGCCATCATGTTCTTGCACTGACCGCGGAACAAAATACGCGGCAAACAGCTTTGCGCACCTATCGCTACCCCATGCCCGACCCTGCGCCCGACCCGCGACAGTCGCGCATGGGCACAACCTATACCGCCATGACGGACCGCGCGCACCGCGCCGCGCGCGCGGCGGTGCAGTTGCGCGACAATATCGGCTTCAGCCCGGATGTTGTGTTCGGGCATTCGGGCTGGGGGGAAACGCTGTTCCTGCGTGAAGTCTGGCCTGATGCCCGCCTGCTGACCTATGCGGAATTCTACTATGCCACCAAAGGGCTTGATGTGGGGTTTGATCCCGAATTCAGCCGCGATGATATTGCGGGGCAATTTTCTGTCGTGGCACGGCAGGCTCATCTGGCGCTGTCCATGGTGCAGGCCGATGCGGCACTGTCGCCCACCGAATGGCAGGCTGACAGTTTTCCGCCTGCGTTTCGCGACAAGATAACCATCAATCATGACGGCATTGATACCGACTATCTGACGCCGGACCCGTTGGCGCGCTATCAGGTGCCCGGCGGGCCGCTGCTGCATTCCGGCGACGAGGTTCTGACCTTCGTTGCCCGCAATCTGGAACCCTATCGCGGGGCGCATATCTTTCTGCGTTGCTTGCCCGATGTGATGGCCGCGCGCCCCGGCGTGCATGTGGTGATTGTCGGGGGCGATGGGGTCAGTTACGGCGCTGCACCCCGCCATGGCAGCTGGAAAGACCAGTTCTTGCGCGAAGTGCAGGGGCGGCTGGATATGTCGCGCGTCCATTTCACGGGGCGCGTGCCTTATGCCGATTTCATGTCGATCATGCGCATCAGCCGCGTGCATGCGTATCTGACGGTGCCTTTTGTGCTTTCATGGTCGCTGCTGGAAGCCATGAGCATGGGCGCCTGCGTCGTGGCATCGCGCACCGGCCCTGTGGAAGAGGTCATCACCGATGGCGAGAATGGCCGGTTGGTGGATTTCTTCGATACAGACCGTTGGTCGGAAATGCTGGTTGACGCGCTGGAAGCGCCCTATCGCTATGACCGGATGCGCGAAAATGCACGCCGCACGATTATCGAGAATTATGACCTGAAGCGGATTTGCCTGCCGCGCCTTGTCCGGTTTGTCGAAGGTGGATGA
- the hemN gene encoding oxygen-independent coproporphyrinogen III oxidase gives MSYISQLTKLGLFDARVPRYTSYPTAPQFQSRLRGDTIANWIQQIQPDSEISLYLHVPFCRRLCWFCACRTQGTSSDAPVLSYIESLRMELELLRAILPEGVRLSRLHWGGGTPTLMPAAQMRELAAHVFDIAPMAEGGEFSVEIDPNEIDDARLDALADAGMNRASIGVQDFDPEIQKIIGRDQSFEITKQAVDGLRARGIVSLNADILYGLPHQTPKRISDSVQKLLSLNPDRVALYGYAHVPWMARRQQMIPSETLPRPEERLELFDTARRLFMWDGYDEIGIDHFARPHDSMAKAAAAGTLRRNFQGYTDDTSPVLIGLGASSISRFPQGYAQNAPATADWKKYVHAGQFATSRGHVFTPADIWRGRAIESLMCDFMINRAELVQGFGANTSDVDALFDLAVTKYGAFVKRTPEGLEIPTEGRPLARMIATLFDEYAMATTGHSSAV, from the coding sequence ATGTCTTACATTTCGCAACTTACTAAGCTTGGCCTGTTTGACGCGCGCGTGCCGCGCTACACAAGCTATCCGACGGCGCCGCAGTTCCAATCCCGGCTGCGCGGCGACACAATTGCAAACTGGATTCAGCAAATCCAGCCAGATAGCGAAATATCGCTTTACCTGCATGTGCCCTTCTGTCGCAGGTTGTGCTGGTTTTGTGCATGCCGCACCCAAGGCACCAGCAGCGATGCGCCAGTGCTGTCCTATATCGAATCGCTGCGCATGGAACTTGAACTGCTGCGCGCGATTCTGCCCGAAGGTGTGCGCCTGTCGCGGTTGCATTGGGGGGGGGGCACGCCAACGCTTATGCCCGCAGCGCAAATGCGTGAACTGGCCGCACATGTCTTTGACATCGCGCCAATGGCCGAAGGGGGCGAATTCTCGGTCGAGATTGACCCGAATGAAATTGATGATGCACGTCTGGATGCACTTGCCGATGCCGGGATGAACCGCGCGTCAATCGGGGTGCAGGATTTTGATCCCGAAATCCAGAAAATCATCGGCCGTGACCAAAGTTTCGAGATTACAAAACAGGCCGTTGACGGGCTGCGCGCGCGCGGGATCGTCAGCCTGAATGCTGATATTCTGTATGGCCTGCCGCATCAGACCCCGAAGCGAATTTCCGATTCTGTGCAAAAGCTGCTGTCGCTGAACCCCGACCGCGTGGCGCTATACGGGTATGCGCATGTGCCGTGGATGGCGCGGCGTCAGCAAATGATCCCGTCAGAGACACTGCCGCGCCCCGAAGAACGTCTGGAACTGTTCGACACCGCGCGCAGGCTGTTCATGTGGGACGGGTATGACGAAATCGGCATCGACCACTTCGCCCGCCCGCATGACAGCATGGCCAAGGCGGCGGCGGCAGGAACATTGCGCCGCAATTTCCAAGGATATACCGACGATACATCGCCCGTGCTGATCGGTCTGGGCGCGTCGTCGATTTCGCGCTTCCCGCAAGGTTATGCGCAAAACGCACCGGCAACGGCGGATTGGAAGAAATATGTTCATGCAGGGCAGTTCGCGACATCGCGCGGGCATGTGTTCACACCTGCCGACATCTGGCGGGGGCGCGCCATCGAATCCCTGATGTGCGATTTCATGATCAACCGCGCTGAGTTGGTGCAAGGGTTCGGTGCCAACACGTCGGATGTTGATGCGCTGTTTGATCTGGCCGTGACGAAATATGGCGCATTCGTCAAACGCACCCCCGAAGGGCTGGAAATCCCGACCGAGGGGCGCCCGCTGGCGCGGATGATCGCCACACTCTTTGACGAATACGCTATGGCGACAACAGGCCATAGTTCGGCAGTTTAA
- the fnrL gene encoding transcriptional regulator FnrL has product MNRVTPKIQTFGQDCESCPIRHRAVCARCEADELQVLEQIKYYRSFEAGQTVAWAGDNMDFVASVVTGIATLSQTMEDGRRQMVGLLLPSDFVGRPGRSRSAYDVTAATNLVMCCFRRKPFEELMLSTPHIGQRLLEMTLDELDAAREWMLLLGRKTAREKIASLLCIIARRDASLQLSQSQGELSFELPLTREAMSEYLGLTLETVSRQMSSLRKEGLILTEGKRRITIPDFDKLLEETGDDSDGGFLI; this is encoded by the coding sequence ATGAACCGCGTTACACCAAAAATCCAGACGTTCGGGCAGGATTGCGAATCCTGTCCCATTCGACACCGCGCCGTGTGCGCACGGTGCGAAGCTGATGAATTGCAGGTTCTGGAGCAGATAAAATATTACCGCAGTTTTGAAGCTGGCCAGACCGTGGCCTGGGCCGGTGATAACATGGATTTTGTCGCATCGGTGGTGACCGGAATAGCGACGCTTAGCCAGACTATGGAAGACGGGCGCCGCCAGATGGTGGGGCTTTTGCTGCCATCGGATTTTGTTGGTCGGCCCGGGCGCAGCCGGTCCGCCTATGATGTGACTGCCGCCACAAATCTGGTTATGTGTTGTTTTCGCAGAAAACCTTTCGAGGAGTTGATGCTAAGCACCCCGCATATCGGGCAGCGGTTGCTGGAAATGACCCTTGATGAACTGGACGCCGCGCGCGAATGGATGTTGCTGCTGGGGCGCAAGACCGCGCGCGAAAAGATCGCAAGCCTGTTGTGCATTATTGCGCGACGGGATGCGTCGTTGCAGCTTAGCCAGTCCCAGGGAGAGTTGAGTTTTGAACTGCCCCTGACACGCGAGGCAATGTCCGAATATCTGGGTCTGACGCTGGAAACCGTCAGCCGCCAGATGTCCAGCCTGCGCAAGGAAGGGTTGATCCTGACCGAAGGCAAACGCCGCATTACGATTCCGGATTTCGACAAGCTTCTGGAAGAAACCGGCGATGATTCGGACGGTGGGTTTCTGATCTAA
- a CDS encoding universal stress protein, whose product MSYKTLVTFVATETGLQPLLQSAIALARRFDAHLEVCCMGVDTTQSMGFYAGAPAIIYQDSLDAAKATADALQDAAREHLRGTDIRWSTDSAVLSLGGITSYVGLKARFSDLVVLPLPYGAGRGPQDEVITESALFEGDAPVLVLPHPGAALPEFNKVVLAWNQSDEALHATRASLPLLKQADLVNAVIIDPPSHGSERSDPGGLLAQMLVRHGIHADVSVLARTLPRTSDVLRRHLNDQAADLLVMGAYGRSRLREAILGGATRDMLEDTPCAIFMAH is encoded by the coding sequence ATGTCCTACAAGACCCTGGTCACATTCGTTGCTACAGAAACGGGCCTGCAACCCCTGCTACAATCTGCCATTGCCCTTGCACGGCGGTTTGATGCCCATCTGGAAGTGTGCTGCATGGGCGTGGATACCACGCAAAGCATGGGCTTTTATGCAGGTGCACCCGCGATCATCTATCAGGATTCCCTTGATGCGGCGAAAGCCACCGCCGATGCATTGCAGGACGCCGCCCGCGAGCACCTGCGCGGCACGGACATCCGCTGGAGCACCGACAGCGCCGTGCTGTCACTGGGCGGAATCACATCATATGTCGGGTTGAAAGCGCGGTTCTCTGATCTGGTCGTGCTGCCGCTGCCATATGGCGCGGGGCGCGGCCCACAAGACGAGGTGATCACCGAATCTGCATTATTCGAAGGGGATGCGCCTGTGCTTGTCCTGCCCCATCCCGGTGCCGCCCTGCCGGAATTCAACAAGGTCGTGCTGGCCTGGAACCAAAGCGACGAAGCCCTGCACGCGACGCGTGCATCGCTGCCGCTGTTGAAACAGGCAGATCTGGTCAATGCGGTCATCATCGACCCGCCCTCGCATGGGTCCGAACGGTCCGATCCCGGTGGCTTGCTGGCCCAGATGCTGGTGCGACACGGCATTCATGCGGATGTATCGGTTCTGGCCCGCACCCTGCCGCGCACCAGTGATGTGTTGCGCCGGCATCTGAACGATCAGGCCGCAGATTTGCTGGTCATGGGGGCATACGGGCGGTCGCGGTTGCGCGAAGCCATCCTTGGCGGGGCCACCCGCGACATGCTGGAAGACACGCCCTGCGCGATCTTTATGGCACATTAG